The Aggregatilinea lenta genome includes a region encoding these proteins:
- a CDS encoding response regulator, protein MIRVLICDDQAIVCDGLEAILSTDPEIEVVGLASGGAQGVALALKTRPDVVLMDLKMPGMNGIQATRAIREQLPDTRVLVLTTYDADEWVFDAIRSGAAGYMLKDTPRSKLIPAIKDTALGKTHVDPAVAGKLFNRIAQDSMGQVPSTLAHELSEREREILQLIASGLSNVEIAERLHLSDGTVRNYVSAVLGKLGVSDRTQAAVLALRYGLVD, encoded by the coding sequence ATGATTCGGGTTTTGATTTGTGACGATCAGGCTATCGTGTGCGACGGCCTGGAAGCTATCCTCAGCACCGATCCCGAAATCGAGGTGGTCGGGCTGGCCTCGGGCGGCGCGCAGGGGGTCGCGCTCGCGCTGAAGACGCGGCCCGACGTGGTGTTGATGGACCTGAAAATGCCGGGCATGAACGGCATTCAGGCCACGCGGGCGATCCGCGAGCAGCTACCCGACACGCGCGTGCTGGTCCTGACGACGTACGACGCGGACGAATGGGTCTTCGACGCGATCCGCAGCGGGGCCGCAGGCTATATGCTCAAGGACACGCCGCGCAGCAAGCTGATCCCCGCGATCAAGGACACGGCCCTGGGCAAGACGCACGTCGATCCTGCCGTGGCGGGCAAGCTGTTCAACCGCATCGCCCAGGACAGTATGGGGCAGGTGCCCAGCACGCTCGCCCACGAACTCAGCGAGCGCGAGCGCGAGATCCTGCAGTTGATCGCCAGTGGCCTATCGAATGTGGAGATCGCCGAGCGGCTGCACCTGTCGGACGGGACGGTGCGCAACTACGTCAGCGCGGTGCTGGGCAAGCTGGGCGTGTCGGACCGCACCCAGGCGGCGGTGCTGGCGCTGCGCTACGGGCTGGTGGACTGA
- a CDS encoding ABC transporter ATP-binding protein, producing MSGPFVTSRGLMKHYDTPTGSLEVLKGVDLEIQSGDFVAIIGPSGAGKTTLLNMITGVDTPSGGEIVVGDRRVTGTPPSQLVKWRARTIGVVFQFFQLLPTISVVDNVIFPMDYANVHQPAERRDYALSLLARLGIEDQAVKRPDMLSGGQQQRVAIARALANDPPLIIGDEPTANLDRMSTENVFNTFRDSAARGAAVIITTYDREIVASVPRVYELKDGLLHEVKADRRALV from the coding sequence ATGAGTGGTCCATTTGTGACGAGTCGCGGTCTGATGAAGCACTACGACACGCCGACCGGCAGCCTGGAAGTCTTGAAGGGCGTCGATCTTGAGATTCAGAGCGGGGATTTCGTCGCCATCATCGGCCCGTCGGGCGCGGGCAAGACCACGCTGCTCAACATGATCACGGGCGTCGATACGCCGTCCGGCGGCGAGATCGTGGTGGGCGACCGCCGCGTGACCGGCACGCCGCCGTCGCAGCTCGTCAAATGGCGCGCACGGACAATCGGCGTGGTGTTCCAGTTCTTCCAACTGCTGCCGACCATTTCGGTCGTGGATAACGTGATCTTCCCGATGGACTACGCCAACGTGCACCAGCCCGCCGAGCGTCGCGACTATGCGCTGAGCCTGCTGGCCCGGCTCGGCATCGAGGACCAGGCCGTGAAGCGCCCGGATATGCTGTCCGGCGGGCAGCAGCAGCGAGTCGCCATCGCGCGCGCCCTGGCCAATGATCCGCCGCTGATCATCGGCGATGAGCCGACAGCTAACCTGGACCGCATGAGCACCGAGAACGTCTTCAACACCTTCCGCGACTCGGCGGCGCGCGGCGCGGCGGTGATCATCACCACCTACGACCGCGAGATCGTCGCCAGCGTGCCGCGTGTGTACGAACTCAAAGACGGCCTGCTGCACGAGGTCAAGGCGGACCGGCGCGCGCTGGTCTAG
- a CDS encoding PKD domain-containing protein, translated as MSHRSIKHVLLSLFTVIILSINTFSPLISYGSAEVETASAKTELRQGADADTSGAAADVAAPESADQIAQSTEAAPTEPPPTEPTQSPATEATQSTPTEAPTGAPPTEPTTEVPPTEPTQPPATDPTQPAATEPTAAPTQPATETATPDATESATPADTAEATEPAPASTEEAPALPTETATEPTPLGTETPTEPAPLGTEVATEPAPLGTEEPEPLSTEEAPEMMLFGALAAGDTVSCAMHIDADAGDPRDPYTFTFSATGENIDHYDWDLGDGTLFTGDTIVHTYATDGTYDITLTCAPTDLGDDLVVTGTVMTGITVIPVASFTVDNDTGVTPLIVQTTDNSVGENLAYSWTVTGPETYSSTDVTPQFTLTTPGTYRISLTIHDEINALSSTAWHDIEVLYPPPSASFAVSPSNLGEAPFTITVTASLNPGSGPVTSWTWNFGDGSDPVSGEGPHTHTYTVKGTYWITMDYVGENGSGSEAHQVYIDEPGGVVAADFTYASNGNVAGGVEICFTNTSEGVVTHSVWDFGDGTVEEHNDTIVCHVYATTMQDDYTVVLSIEGISPDVTSQAIQSVTVIAGPVAAFSSSATTITWGDGPIDFTDESTGIVTEWLWEFGDGATSTAQNPTYEYPEAGLYTTTLTVTGPGGTSSTQQTITVNVLPITCTFTGSLSTYPGQSATYTSTITDLEGRDVTYQWLIDGVEVATSKNLTHLWDTNSDLDGYALTFNALTGDGADCTHTEAVQVHYAELGCGLSGDPSPAPNATDVFYTATVSNLQGRTPVYAWYVDEILLDGETGSTLSRSWTAEGSETIRYTVTADPEGTCSASQDVTVEWPVLTCSIGGASSPIPQLPDDPARSYTYTANVTGLAGRSATYAWTVDASSYPDTDNSITLAWAWNETGNHTVRFDVTTLSGEVASCEVAPQRTLNVNVPMLQCQTPVGDSDPVIGDIVSYQPVLSNQYGRTISNYTWELLDETGTSVLETGTGSTFDRAFTELDAGMTYVLRYQVTVEEPTQTCAPATKTITVATPGESFMCGDQGSFWASANFTPESPSGNYTYGVYIDNYTHIPLTYTWSLVPLGWTGTTNVLQSTSGITTDGLIQATFSGADMAPVGTYTLLVDVTDPSGIAQPPSCQLAHALTVGTVSVNYTYTVDANAVPVDQEICLTNTSDTSHGTIDDMIYEWDLGTDQNSLGTQVYSGQDLPCFTYDQPNGGGYAIKLTGTQNTISASRTYTFRVYGLQSIAITKSSQTVAPANMTFSASGVNITPGTYEWTFYDGATVLGTRTGQNVSYYFANPGTYRAVVTGQGPLGETSAMVEYDLIASNAIRAAFTPSQYGGVAPLTVCFTDQSIGSTINSWEWDFGDGSAHLIYGTTNKPGSICHTYTEGGQSFPVTLTVKNATLTATATNIIRTYSLLESQSSFSITPQGNGEYCFTASLPGGIDIAYWDFGDGTTIDGASATVTICHTFQVSGNYVIRMGIQQGAETGEVTRSLQVTPGEVPTPALGVTATCSATRIASFTITNSGDDMPVADEVRVTDRFGTVVYVGTLKLNHGQSTTVTVPNMSGTVTITALDNTLSGTTTTDCEYPPNISVVGSCSSDHVTFTVHNEVDPEVGPMIAPQSYAVRDASNNEVTSGSFQIARGGADVVVTVDNPYGAFTFSSSGDVGDFTVTQSCNALPTLVVTHSECSSATVSFTIENTSDNPMVEAQNYSITRNGSPADSGTFTLAAHASTTINLPGDSDPYAAYAFSSSGYAGTLGDARDCANPNLSVTHNACGAGSVIFTVTNAAGAGDMVLAQDYTVARDSSSIDSGTFMLAAGASTDITVPIGSTAEQYMTYVFSTSGLAGSATSTRDCAPALSVSSTCGATVAFTVTNNGGPMIDPQTVTVTQGGTPLALDAASIQLVAGGSATVTVTTVDLDPYVAYVFTSSGGSLDDTTYTRNCTDPAISVTFTCGATVQATISNTGGAMVAPQTVTITQGSTAMPLNNTTFQLGAGGSTTISVTGSPDPYLPYDFEASGGYLTTITRSRDCADPVIEVTSSCAYPVTFTVRNTGGRMFAAQTVSVTSGGSPVSISRTTFTLNASATTTVVVSGTHDPYAQYVFTSTGGFLSDTTLTHAPCPAPNLSVVTNACGATVTFTVTNDAGAGDMLTGQAYTVTRDGTPITGSMTPSNTILLAAGASQTYTVPGGSNPYGGVRLQQQRVCRRAQRDAQLR; from the coding sequence ATGTCGCATCGGTCGATCAAGCACGTACTGCTCTCTCTATTCACCGTCATTATCTTAAGCATCAATACATTCTCTCCACTGATCAGCTACGGCAGCGCCGAAGTCGAAACCGCTTCCGCCAAGACGGAATTGCGTCAGGGCGCGGATGCGGACACGTCCGGCGCTGCCGCTGACGTCGCAGCACCTGAGTCTGCCGATCAGATCGCGCAATCGACGGAAGCGGCCCCGACCGAGCCGCCACCGACCGAGCCGACACAGTCCCCGGCAACTGAGGCAACGCAGTCCACGCCAACTGAAGCCCCCACGGGAGCGCCACCGACCGAGCCAACTACCGAAGTGCCGCCCACTGAGCCGACCCAGCCTCCGGCGACCGACCCGACGCAGCCTGCAGCGACCGAGCCGACCGCCGCGCCTACGCAGCCCGCCACAGAAACGGCCACGCCGGACGCCACTGAATCGGCAACCCCGGCGGATACGGCGGAAGCGACCGAACCCGCGCCCGCCAGCACCGAGGAAGCGCCTGCGCTACCGACCGAAACCGCCACGGAACCTACACCGCTAGGCACGGAAACACCGACCGAACCCGCGCCGCTGGGCACGGAGGTCGCCACCGAACCGGCCCCACTCGGCACGGAGGAACCCGAACCCCTGAGCACCGAAGAAGCGCCCGAAATGATGCTTTTCGGCGCACTTGCAGCGGGAGACACGGTTTCGTGCGCAATGCACATCGACGCAGACGCTGGCGATCCGCGCGACCCGTACACCTTCACCTTCTCCGCCACCGGGGAAAACATCGATCACTACGACTGGGATCTGGGTGACGGCACTCTGTTCACCGGCGACACGATCGTCCACACCTACGCCACCGACGGCACGTACGACATCACACTGACCTGTGCGCCGACCGACCTGGGAGATGATCTCGTCGTGACCGGCACGGTCATGACCGGCATCACCGTGATCCCGGTCGCCAGCTTCACGGTCGATAACGACACGGGCGTAACGCCGCTCATCGTTCAGACCACCGACAACAGCGTGGGCGAAAACCTCGCCTATAGCTGGACCGTGACCGGGCCGGAAACGTATTCGAGCACGGACGTCACGCCGCAGTTCACGCTGACGACGCCCGGCACCTACCGCATCTCGCTGACGATTCACGATGAGATCAACGCCCTGAGCAGCACCGCCTGGCACGATATCGAGGTGCTGTATCCCCCGCCGAGCGCGAGCTTCGCCGTCAGCCCGTCGAACCTGGGCGAAGCGCCCTTCACCATCACGGTGACGGCGAGCCTGAATCCCGGCTCCGGCCCGGTAACATCGTGGACGTGGAACTTCGGCGATGGCAGCGATCCGGTCAGCGGCGAAGGTCCGCACACCCACACGTACACCGTTAAGGGCACGTACTGGATCACGATGGATTACGTGGGCGAAAACGGTTCCGGCTCCGAAGCCCATCAGGTCTACATCGACGAGCCGGGTGGCGTGGTCGCCGCCGACTTCACGTACGCCTCCAACGGCAATGTGGCGGGCGGCGTGGAGATCTGCTTCACCAACACCAGCGAGGGCGTCGTCACGCACTCGGTCTGGGATTTCGGCGACGGCACTGTCGAGGAACATAACGATACGATCGTCTGCCACGTCTACGCCACGACCATGCAGGACGACTATACGGTCGTGCTGTCGATCGAAGGCATCTCGCCGGACGTCACCTCACAGGCGATCCAGTCCGTCACCGTGATCGCCGGACCGGTCGCGGCGTTCTCCTCCAGCGCGACGACGATCACCTGGGGCGACGGCCCGATCGACTTCACCGACGAAAGCACGGGCATCGTCACCGAGTGGCTGTGGGAGTTCGGCGACGGCGCGACCAGCACAGCGCAGAACCCGACCTACGAATATCCTGAAGCGGGCCTATACACCACCACCCTGACCGTCACCGGGCCGGGCGGCACGTCGAGCACGCAGCAGACCATCACCGTCAACGTGCTGCCGATCACGTGCACCTTCACCGGCAGCCTGAGCACCTATCCGGGCCAGAGCGCAACCTACACCAGCACCATCACCGACCTCGAAGGCCGTGATGTGACGTACCAGTGGCTGATTGACGGCGTGGAAGTCGCCACGAGCAAGAACCTGACGCACCTGTGGGACACCAACAGCGACCTGGACGGCTACGCGCTGACCTTCAACGCGCTGACCGGCGACGGCGCGGACTGCACGCATACCGAAGCAGTGCAGGTCCATTACGCCGAATTGGGCTGCGGCCTGAGCGGCGACCCGTCGCCCGCCCCGAACGCCACTGACGTTTTCTATACGGCGACCGTCAGCAACCTCCAGGGGCGCACGCCGGTTTATGCGTGGTACGTCGACGAGATCTTGCTGGACGGCGAAACGGGCAGCACGCTCAGCCGGTCGTGGACCGCCGAGGGCAGCGAAACGATCCGTTACACCGTCACCGCCGACCCGGAGGGCACCTGCTCCGCGTCGCAGGACGTGACGGTCGAATGGCCGGTGCTCACCTGCTCGATCGGTGGCGCGTCCTCGCCTATTCCGCAATTACCCGACGATCCGGCGCGCAGCTATACCTACACCGCCAACGTCACCGGCCTGGCCGGGCGCTCGGCGACCTACGCGTGGACCGTGGACGCGAGTTCGTACCCGGACACCGACAACAGCATCACGCTGGCCTGGGCCTGGAACGAAACCGGCAACCACACCGTCCGGTTCGACGTCACCACCCTCAGTGGCGAGGTCGCGAGCTGCGAGGTCGCGCCGCAGCGCACGCTAAACGTGAACGTCCCGATGCTGCAGTGCCAGACGCCGGTCGGCGACAGCGACCCGGTCATCGGCGACATCGTCAGCTACCAGCCGGTGCTCAGCAACCAGTATGGCCGCACGATCAGCAACTACACCTGGGAACTGCTCGACGAGACGGGCACGTCCGTGCTGGAGACGGGCACGGGCAGCACCTTCGACCGCGCCTTCACCGAGCTGGACGCGGGCATGACGTACGTCCTGCGCTATCAGGTCACCGTGGAAGAACCAACCCAGACCTGCGCGCCCGCCACCAAGACGATCACCGTGGCGACGCCGGGCGAGTCGTTCATGTGCGGCGACCAGGGCAGCTTCTGGGCCAGCGCCAACTTCACACCCGAATCGCCGTCGGGGAACTACACCTACGGCGTCTACATCGACAACTACACCCACATCCCGCTGACCTACACGTGGTCGCTGGTGCCCCTGGGCTGGACCGGCACGACCAACGTGCTGCAATCGACGTCCGGCATCACCACCGACGGGCTGATTCAGGCCACGTTCAGCGGCGCGGACATGGCCCCGGTCGGCACGTATACCCTGCTGGTGGACGTGACGGATCCGAGCGGCATCGCCCAGCCGCCGAGCTGCCAGCTTGCGCACGCGCTGACGGTGGGCACGGTCAGCGTGAACTATACGTACACGGTCGATGCCAACGCCGTACCGGTCGACCAGGAAATCTGCCTGACGAACACGTCCGACACGAGCCACGGCACCATCGACGACATGATCTATGAGTGGGACCTGGGCACCGACCAGAACAGTCTGGGCACGCAGGTCTACAGCGGCCAGGATCTGCCCTGCTTCACCTACGACCAACCCAACGGGGGCGGGTACGCGATCAAGCTGACCGGCACGCAGAACACGATCAGCGCCAGCCGGACCTATACCTTCAGGGTCTACGGCCTGCAAAGCATCGCCATCACCAAGTCCAGCCAGACGGTCGCCCCGGCCAACATGACCTTCTCGGCCTCCGGCGTCAACATCACGCCCGGCACCTACGAGTGGACGTTCTACGACGGCGCGACCGTGCTCGGCACGCGCACCGGGCAAAACGTCAGCTACTATTTCGCCAACCCTGGCACGTACCGTGCGGTGGTCACCGGCCAGGGTCCCCTGGGCGAAACCAGCGCCATGGTGGAATACGATCTGATCGCCAGCAACGCGATCCGCGCTGCGTTCACGCCCTCGCAGTACGGCGGCGTGGCTCCGCTGACCGTGTGCTTCACCGACCAGAGCATCGGCAGCACGATCAACTCCTGGGAATGGGACTTCGGCGACGGCTCGGCGCACCTGATCTACGGCACGACCAACAAACCCGGCTCGATCTGCCATACCTACACCGAGGGCGGCCAGAGCTTCCCGGTCACGCTGACGGTCAAAAATGCGACGCTGACCGCCACGGCGACGAACATCATCCGCACCTACAGCCTGCTCGAAAGCCAGTCGTCCTTCAGCATCACCCCGCAGGGTAACGGCGAATACTGCTTCACAGCCTCGCTGCCCGGCGGCATCGACATCGCCTACTGGGACTTTGGCGACGGCACAACTATCGACGGCGCCAGCGCGACAGTCACCATCTGCCATACGTTCCAGGTGTCCGGCAACTACGTCATCCGCATGGGCATCCAGCAGGGTGCTGAAACGGGCGAAGTCACCCGCAGCTTGCAGGTCACCCCTGGCGAAGTGCCAACGCCTGCCCTTGGCGTGACGGCGACCTGCTCGGCCACGCGCATCGCCAGCTTCACGATCACCAATTCGGGCGACGACATGCCCGTCGCGGATGAGGTCCGCGTCACCGATCGCTTCGGCACCGTGGTCTACGTGGGTACCCTCAAGCTCAACCACGGCCAGAGCACGACCGTCACCGTGCCGAACATGTCCGGCACGGTCACCATCACGGCGCTGGACAACACCCTGTCCGGCACGACCACCACCGACTGCGAGTATCCGCCCAACATCAGCGTGGTGGGCAGCTGCTCATCCGACCACGTCACGTTCACCGTCCACAACGAGGTCGATCCTGAGGTCGGCCCGATGATCGCACCGCAGAGTTACGCCGTGCGCGACGCATCGAACAACGAGGTCACGTCGGGCAGCTTCCAGATCGCGCGCGGCGGGGCGGACGTGGTCGTCACGGTAGACAACCCCTACGGCGCGTTCACCTTCAGCAGCTCCGGCGACGTGGGCGACTTCACCGTCACGCAGTCGTGCAACGCGCTGCCTACGCTGGTCGTCACGCACAGCGAATGCAGCAGCGCCACGGTGTCGTTTACCATCGAAAACACCAGCGACAACCCGATGGTCGAGGCGCAGAACTACAGCATCACGCGCAACGGCAGCCCCGCCGATTCCGGCACGTTCACGCTGGCCGCGCACGCCTCGACGACCATCAACCTGCCCGGCGACAGCGATCCCTACGCGGCCTACGCGTTTAGCAGCAGCGGCTACGCGGGCACGCTCGGCGACGCGCGCGACTGCGCCAACCCCAACCTGAGCGTCACGCACAATGCCTGCGGCGCGGGCAGCGTGATCTTCACCGTCACCAACGCGGCGGGCGCGGGCGACATGGTCCTGGCGCAGGACTACACCGTCGCGCGCGACAGCAGCTCAATCGACAGCGGCACGTTTATGCTGGCGGCGGGCGCATCCACCGACATCACCGTGCCGATCGGCTCCACCGCCGAGCAGTACATGACCTACGTGTTCAGCACCAGCGGCCTGGCCGGGAGCGCCACCTCCACACGCGACTGTGCCCCGGCGCTCTCCGTGAGCAGCACCTGCGGCGCGACGGTCGCGTTCACCGTCACCAACAACGGCGGCCCGATGATCGACCCGCAGACCGTCACGGTCACGCAGGGCGGCACGCCGCTCGCGCTCGACGCGGCCAGCATCCAGCTCGTCGCGGGCGGCTCCGCGACGGTGACCGTCACGACCGTCGATCTCGACCCGTACGTCGCGTACGTCTTCACCAGCAGCGGCGGATCGCTGGACGACACGACCTACACGCGCAACTGCACCGACCCGGCCATCAGCGTAACGTTCACCTGCGGCGCGACCGTGCAGGCGACCATCAGCAACACTGGCGGCGCAATGGTCGCCCCGCAGACCGTAACCATCACGCAGGGCAGCACGGCCATGCCGCTCAACAACACCACGTTCCAATTAGGCGCGGGCGGCTCGACCACCATCTCGGTCACGGGTAGTCCCGACCCCTACCTGCCCTACGACTTCGAGGCCAGCGGCGGTTACCTGACCACCATCACCCGCTCGCGCGACTGCGCCGATCCGGTGATCGAAGTCACGAGTAGTTGCGCCTACCCGGTCACGTTCACCGTGCGCAACACGGGCGGGCGCATGTTCGCGGCACAGACCGTCAGCGTGACCAGCGGCGGCAGCCCGGTGTCGATCAGCCGCACGACGTTCACACTCAACGCGAGCGCCACGACGACCGTCGTGGTAAGCGGCACGCACGACCCGTACGCACAGTACGTCTTCACGTCCACGGGCGGCTTCCTGTCCGACACGACCTTGACGCACGCGCCGTGTCCCGCTCCGAACCTGAGCGTCGTCACCAACGCGTGCGGCGCGACGGTGACCTTCACCGTCACCAACGACGCAGGTGCAGGCGATATGCTCACCGGGCAGGCATACACCGTCACGCGTGACGGCACGCCCATCACCGGCAGCATGACGCCCAGCAACACGATCCTGCTGGCGGCGGGCGCGTCACAGACTTACACCGTGCCGGGCGGCTCCAACCCCTACGGCGGCGTACGCCTTCAGCAGCAGCGGGTTTGCAGGCGCGCTCAACGTGACGCACAACTGCGATGA
- a CDS encoding sensor histidine kinase → MKHSVIEPGIFPIFRLFTGLRLAFAVLRYLAPRDQGTLIDILGPGLLLLVLLIPLIQARYERIVLPIALVISGIEPFVTQALLFDQRPVDIPTDTYLVLHLWGSMVILLLPLVIIAWQYRFREVLAFTVGITLANLAMIEYVTGHEWLETMLVSGSLVFRFVLFTVAGILVVRLMQGQRAQRHALTEANLKLTNHAVMLEQLATTRERNRLARELHDTLAHTLSAMAVQLEAVDALWTAKPEQAHERLQRSIETTRSGLTETRRVLQDLRASPLEDLGLALSIRNLAQSTAARAGLTLDLHVEERLGSLRPDIEHATYRIAQEALANAANHANAHHLTIQLKRSNLHLTLTVSDDGQGFDPQQVATARRLGVKGMQERADMVGGTLTVESQPGQGTIVMFSVKVAE, encoded by the coding sequence ATGAAGCATTCAGTGATCGAACCCGGCATTTTCCCCATTTTCAGGCTGTTCACCGGTCTGCGGCTGGCGTTCGCCGTGCTGCGTTACCTCGCGCCCAGGGATCAGGGCACGCTGATCGACATCCTGGGGCCGGGACTGCTGCTGCTCGTGCTGCTCATCCCGCTCATTCAGGCCCGCTATGAGCGGATCGTGCTGCCCATCGCCCTGGTCATCAGCGGGATCGAGCCGTTCGTCACACAGGCGCTTCTCTTTGACCAGCGCCCTGTGGACATCCCGACCGACACGTATCTGGTCCTACACCTGTGGGGCAGCATGGTCATCCTGCTGCTGCCGCTGGTGATCATCGCGTGGCAGTACCGCTTCCGGGAGGTGCTCGCTTTTACGGTGGGCATCACGCTCGCCAACCTCGCGATGATCGAATACGTCACCGGGCACGAATGGCTCGAAACGATGCTGGTGAGCGGCTCGCTCGTCTTCCGCTTCGTGCTGTTTACCGTCGCCGGGATCCTCGTCGTGCGCCTGATGCAGGGCCAGCGCGCGCAGCGCCACGCCCTGACCGAAGCGAACCTCAAGCTGACCAATCACGCCGTGATGCTGGAACAGCTCGCCACTACGCGCGAACGCAACCGGCTGGCACGCGAGCTGCACGATACGCTGGCCCATACGCTGAGCGCGATGGCGGTGCAGCTCGAAGCGGTGGACGCGCTGTGGACCGCCAAACCCGAGCAGGCGCACGAGCGGCTGCAACGCTCGATCGAAACGACGCGCTCCGGCCTGACCGAGACGCGCCGCGTGCTGCAAGACCTGCGCGCCAGCCCGCTGGAAGACCTGGGCCTCGCCCTGTCGATCCGCAACCTGGCGCAGTCCACCGCCGCTCGCGCGGGTCTGACGCTCGACCTGCACGTCGAGGAGCGGCTGGGCAGCCTGAGGCCGGACATCGAGCACGCGACCTACCGCATCGCGCAGGAAGCGCTGGCTAACGCGGCCAACCACGCCAACGCCCATCACCTGACGATCCAGCTCAAACGGTCCAATTTGCACCTGACGTTGACCGTCTCAGACGACGGCCAGGGCTTCGATCCGCAGCAAGTTGCGACGGCCCGGCGGCTGGGTGTGAAAGGAATGCAAGAACGCGCGGACATGGTCGGCGGCACGCTGACCGTCGAAAGCCAGCCCGGCCAGGGCACGATCGTGATGTTTTCAGTCAAGGTGGCAGAATGA